In Kineococcus rhizosphaerae, the following proteins share a genomic window:
- a CDS encoding OmpA/MotB family protein, whose product MSAAHKRRHKHEEHEEHVNHERWLVSYADMLTVLMALFIVLFALSQIDQLKFAQFKDGLSKGTPDSSQAVSGSSGVMDVTNGNSVVQVSPYSTGQELTTSSQVQQIAQKIQTAQTAKDLTAAKAEVQDYREVEKKIDAALTAKGDQDQVTYRITADGLVVGLVADNVFFANASADVEAKGREVLDTIAPILAALPNDVAVQGHTNNLPLNGSARYRDNWDLSSARANTVVTGFIGHGIAPVRLSGTGYADSRPLYPDSDPKALTGNRRVDLVVASPSSDAVKALLPEVAQQTESNGPAELTGTTDTETGTSTTGTTGTTGTTGATGAVSEDVSAGIAPDIATNVAH is encoded by the coding sequence ATGTCCGCAGCGCACAAGCGGCGCCACAAGCACGAGGAGCACGAGGAGCACGTCAACCACGAGCGGTGGCTGGTCTCCTACGCCGACATGCTGACGGTCCTCATGGCGCTGTTCATCGTCCTGTTCGCCCTCAGCCAGATCGACCAGCTGAAGTTCGCCCAGTTCAAGGACGGCCTCAGCAAGGGGACCCCGGACTCCAGCCAGGCCGTCTCGGGCTCCTCGGGCGTCATGGACGTCACGAACGGCAACTCGGTCGTGCAGGTCTCGCCCTACTCCACGGGACAGGAGCTGACGACCTCCTCGCAGGTCCAGCAGATCGCCCAGAAGATCCAGACCGCGCAGACGGCCAAGGACCTCACCGCCGCCAAGGCCGAGGTGCAGGACTACCGCGAGGTCGAGAAGAAGATCGACGCCGCCCTCACCGCCAAGGGCGACCAGGACCAGGTGACCTACCGGATCACCGCCGACGGCCTGGTCGTCGGCCTGGTCGCCGACAACGTCTTCTTCGCCAACGCCTCGGCGGACGTGGAGGCCAAGGGCCGCGAGGTCCTGGACACGATCGCCCCGATCCTGGCCGCCCTGCCCAACGACGTCGCGGTGCAGGGGCACACCAACAACCTGCCCCTGAACGGCAGCGCCCGCTACCGCGACAACTGGGACCTGTCCTCGGCCCGGGCCAACACCGTGGTCACCGGCTTCATCGGCCACGGCATCGCCCCGGTCCGCCTGTCCGGCACCGGGTACGCGGACTCGCGTCCGCTGTACCCCGACTCCGACCCCAAGGCCCTCACCGGCAACCGCCGCGTCGACCTCGTGGTGGCCTCGCCCAGCTCCGACGCCGTCAAGGCGCTGCTGCCGGAGGTCGCGCAGCAGACCGAGTCGAACGGGCCGGCCGAGCTGACCGGCACGACCGACACCGAGACCGGCACCAGCACCACCGGCACCACCGGCACCACCGGCACCACCGGCGCCACCGGCGCCGTGAGCGAGGACGTCTCGGCGGGCATCGCGCCGGACATCGCCACGAACGTCGCCCACTGA
- a CDS encoding motility protein A gives MDFATIGGLIIAAAAILWTQNHEGGSPTDILLPGPLVLVFIGSLGVGLMGGTLKDGIGSLRALQKAFLGKPKNAGETVGVIIKMAERARREGLLALEDAIKEVDDEFLRDGLQTAIDGTDPDELYEILSARIQAKKAADKQTAKFWGDLGGYAPSVGIVGTVISLTVVLQNLSDAGSLGPMIASAFVATLWGVASANVFFLPVQTRLNRLSALETAQMELVVEGILAIQAGSNPRSVAKKLESLLPPGTAVPDKKAA, from the coding sequence ATGGACTTCGCAACGATCGGCGGGCTCATCATCGCCGCCGCCGCCATCCTCTGGACGCAGAACCACGAGGGCGGCAGCCCGACGGACATCCTGCTGCCCGGTCCGCTCGTCCTGGTGTTCATCGGGTCCCTGGGCGTCGGGCTCATGGGCGGCACCCTCAAGGACGGGATCGGGTCGCTCAGGGCGCTGCAGAAGGCCTTCCTGGGCAAGCCCAAGAACGCCGGCGAGACCGTGGGCGTCATCATCAAGATGGCCGAACGGGCCCGTCGCGAGGGTCTGCTGGCCCTGGAGGACGCCATCAAGGAGGTCGACGACGAGTTCCTGCGCGACGGCCTGCAGACCGCCATCGACGGCACCGACCCGGACGAGCTGTACGAGATCCTCTCGGCGCGGATCCAGGCCAAGAAGGCCGCGGACAAGCAGACCGCGAAGTTCTGGGGTGACCTCGGCGGTTACGCCCCCTCCGTCGGCATCGTCGGCACGGTCATCTCCCTGACCGTCGTCCTGCAGAACCTCTCCGACGCCGGCTCCCTCGGCCCGATGATCGCCTCCGCGTTCGTCGCCACCCTGTGGGGTGTGGCCAGCGCCAACGTCTTCTTCCTGCCCGTGCAGACCCGCCTGAACCGGCTGTCCGCGCTGGAGACCGCGCAGATGGAGCTGGTCGTCGAGGGCATCCTCGCCATCCAGGCCGGCTCGAACCCGCGCTCGGTGGCCAAGAAGCTCGAGAGCCTGCTGCCCCCGGGCACCGCGGTCCCGGACAAGAAGGCGGCCTGA
- a CDS encoding flagellar FlbD family protein yields the protein MILVTRLNGSVFAVNPDLIQRVDSTPDTVITLVDGAKFVVTEPLSEIVERVMAFRARVVATAHSLEETGTADVLELPTHPDAHSGARPTDHQTTSEADGTLPAPVPLHRRRP from the coding sequence GTGATCCTCGTGACTCGCCTCAACGGGTCGGTGTTCGCCGTGAACCCCGATCTGATCCAGCGCGTCGACTCGACCCCCGACACGGTCATCACCCTCGTCGACGGCGCGAAGTTCGTCGTCACCGAGCCCCTGTCGGAGATCGTCGAGCGCGTCATGGCCTTCCGCGCGCGCGTCGTCGCGACCGCGCACTCCCTGGAGGAGACGGGGACGGCCGACGTCCTCGAGCTGCCGACGCACCCGGACGCGCACTCCGGCGCCCGCCCCACCGACCACCAGACCACCAGCGAAGCCGACGGCACCCTGCCGGCTCCGGTCCCGCTGCACCGCAGGAGGCCGTGA
- a CDS encoding flagellar hook protein FlgE, whose amino-acid sequence MLRSMFSGVSGLRAHQTMMDVVGNNIANVNTAGYKSSSVVFADTLSQLTKAAGAPTNATGGTNPAQVGLGVRVDAITQNMSQGSAQATGKSTDLMLQGDGMFAVQQGDGVFYTRNGSFTLDAQGSVVTNDGAYVMGWKPDSAGNVDTNGTVGKLVIPSDTVMPAKQTSTGKVTGNLDNTLKNGKAQEVTTSFTSYDEQGVATPVYVKFVNASTSTTASNDWEIWTSTDNKTFTDTSQAVNFDSVTPPGESATKVGQYASPQTFDLTGLTNAQGAPIQTLTLDMSGLSAYVGASGSSSIQTAQDGAPIGTLTSYSFGTDGVITGSYSNGYKQTLGQVAIATFNNYAGLRKEGNSLYSVSTNSGTPVYGIAGQSGRGGLLAGSLEMSNVDLSAEFTELILAQRGFQANSKVITASDEILQDLVNLKR is encoded by the coding sequence ATGCTCCGCTCCATGTTCTCCGGTGTCAGTGGTCTCCGCGCGCACCAGACGATGATGGACGTCGTCGGCAACAACATCGCCAACGTCAACACCGCCGGTTACAAGAGCTCCAGCGTCGTCTTCGCCGACACGCTGTCCCAGCTCACCAAGGCCGCCGGTGCACCCACCAACGCGACCGGTGGCACCAACCCGGCTCAGGTCGGTCTCGGTGTCCGCGTCGACGCGATCACCCAGAACATGTCGCAGGGTTCGGCGCAGGCCACGGGCAAGTCGACCGACCTGATGCTGCAGGGCGACGGCATGTTCGCCGTGCAGCAGGGCGACGGCGTCTTCTACACCCGCAACGGGTCGTTCACCCTCGACGCGCAGGGTTCGGTCGTCACCAACGACGGTGCCTACGTCATGGGGTGGAAGCCGGACTCGGCCGGGAACGTCGACACCAACGGGACCGTCGGCAAGCTGGTCATCCCCTCCGACACCGTGATGCCCGCGAAGCAGACCAGCACCGGCAAGGTGACGGGCAACCTGGACAACACCCTGAAGAACGGGAAGGCGCAGGAGGTCACGACGTCCTTCACCTCCTACGACGAGCAGGGTGTCGCCACGCCCGTCTACGTGAAGTTCGTCAACGCCAGCACGTCCACCACCGCCAGCAACGACTGGGAGATCTGGACCTCGACGGACAACAAGACCTTCACCGACACCAGCCAGGCGGTGAACTTCGACTCGGTCACCCCGCCGGGTGAGTCGGCGACCAAGGTCGGGCAGTACGCGTCGCCGCAGACTTTCGACCTCACCGGTCTCACCAACGCGCAGGGTGCGCCCATCCAGACCCTGACGCTCGACATGTCGGGTCTGTCCGCCTACGTCGGGGCCTCCGGCAGCAGCAGCATCCAGACCGCGCAGGACGGTGCGCCCATCGGCACGCTGACCAGCTACTCGTTCGGCACCGACGGCGTCATCACGGGTTCGTACTCGAACGGGTACAAGCAGACCCTCGGGCAGGTCGCCATCGCGACGTTCAACAACTACGCCGGCCTGCGCAAGGAGGGCAACTCCCTCTACAGCGTCTCGACCAACTCCGGCACCCCGGTGTACGGCATCGCCGGGCAGTCCGGCCGCGGTGGTCTGCTCGCCGGATCGCTGGAGATGTCGAACGTCGACCTGTCGGCGGAGTTCACCGAGCTCATCCTCGCCCAGCGCGGTTTCCAGGCGAACTCGAAGGTCATCACGGCCTCCGACGAGATCCTGCAGGACCTGGTCAACCTCAAGCGCTGA
- a CDS encoding flagellar hook capping FlgD N-terminal domain-containing protein, whose translation MTVDATSGSGSYFSQLTANSDALTAASATKNANATDTSAAAKAKTKDDKDMFLKLLVAQLRYQDPSKPADTTQFMAQTAQFSALEAMQDVATQSSSMVAAQNKLQASTMVGQTVSYTDENGKVVTGEVKSVSFTQGSVGGTNGEPVLNVDGVSVVLSKVSGVGSIDATALNAAAEKAAAEAKAKAEGTSVPVTTVPGAATGSSSTASSGTASTGTSGATGTSQTAPATGTPETTQTSGTTGAQGSTNPPQSA comes from the coding sequence ATGACAGTCGACGCGACCAGCGGATCGGGCAGCTACTTCTCGCAGCTCACCGCGAACTCGGACGCCCTGACCGCCGCCTCGGCGACCAAGAACGCCAACGCGACGGACACCTCCGCGGCGGCCAAGGCGAAGACCAAGGACGACAAGGACATGTTCCTCAAGCTCCTCGTCGCCCAGCTGCGCTACCAGGACCCGTCGAAGCCGGCGGACACCACGCAGTTCATGGCCCAGACCGCGCAGTTCTCGGCGCTGGAGGCCATGCAGGACGTCGCCACGCAGTCCAGCTCGATGGTCGCGGCGCAGAACAAGCTGCAGGCCAGCACGATGGTCGGGCAGACGGTGTCCTACACCGACGAGAACGGCAAGGTCGTGACCGGTGAGGTCAAGTCGGTCTCCTTCACGCAGGGCTCGGTCGGCGGCACCAACGGCGAGCCGGTCCTGAACGTCGACGGCGTCAGCGTCGTCCTCTCGAAGGTCTCCGGGGTCGGCTCCATCGACGCCACCGCGCTCAACGCGGCGGCGGAGAAGGCCGCCGCGGAGGCCAAGGCCAAGGCTGAGGGCACCTCCGTCCCCGTGACCACCGTGCCGGGTGCGGCCACCGGCAGCTCCTCCACCGCGTCCTCCGGAACCGCCAGCACGGGAACCTCCGGAGCCACGGGAACCTCTCAGACCGCTCCCGCCACGGGAACCCCTGAGACCACCCAGACCTCCGGCACCACCGGAGCCCAGGGTTCGACGAACCCTCCGCAGTCCGCCTGA
- a CDS encoding flagellar hook-length control protein FliK: MSANLTVTSLPLAPTARDTVRFSSSSSDSDFADSYGQAMQDLRSSSRDDQVRPDSRPDARDDQVRPDDRPVDASPRAEKATERVEKATERVEKGGERPEPAHKSTKPGTKHPVGGSERAGEDEATDDADVPAVPVDLSLLGLPPALRAALTPQAPAETVPTDATAKSAVQGVATTQPVLTAAPAAVGEQVPAQASASATPGSAAPQVPLAAQASAQTAPAVAVQLPAQAIATAAGTQVQAPVSTPVQGTPQVPVSAVDAALATATVTSAPAGPATAPSVPVQTAVTGLPQHVAQTPVDAAAPALAGAAQPVATQAQAAAAASPSPTAPQTPAQPVAAQPADASAPVVAVPAGQGGQGAGDTAGQDGQPSGRSGQNPAPAQPIVVTPPRAAAGEGPAQPSPTVLAASPTVAPPIAPPVTAGAAAPKPADVDPAAGLVPALAPTVTGTGTVTAPSVAPASTPPAPLPLTNPVAFAQGVAGRLEDLPTTDAVHRMSVEVNPQGLGPVRITAEVTAGALHVSLAGASEAARHALQAAVGDLQRELSTTSFTQTTVDVRADSGSAQQQRSADAQSGEGRQGSSQQGSSAQQNAGHSARSAFSAAAAERRQAREAAAAADGRLDLSV, encoded by the coding sequence GTGAGCGCCAACCTGACCGTGACGTCGCTGCCCCTCGCACCGACCGCTCGCGACACCGTCCGCTTCTCGTCCTCCTCGTCGGACTCCGACTTCGCCGACTCCTACGGCCAGGCCATGCAGGACCTGCGCAGCTCCTCGCGCGACGACCAGGTGCGCCCGGACTCCCGACCCGACGCCCGCGACGACCAGGTGCGCCCCGACGACCGTCCCGTCGACGCCTCCCCGCGCGCCGAGAAGGCCACCGAGCGGGTCGAGAAGGCCACCGAGCGGGTCGAGAAGGGCGGCGAGCGTCCCGAACCGGCCCACAAGAGCACCAAGCCGGGGACCAAGCACCCCGTCGGCGGCTCCGAGCGGGCCGGCGAGGACGAGGCCACCGACGACGCCGACGTCCCCGCCGTGCCGGTCGACCTCTCGCTGCTGGGGCTGCCCCCCGCACTGCGCGCCGCGCTGACCCCGCAGGCCCCGGCCGAGACCGTCCCCACCGACGCGACGGCGAAGAGCGCCGTCCAGGGCGTGGCCACGACCCAGCCCGTCCTCACCGCCGCCCCGGCCGCCGTCGGCGAGCAGGTCCCGGCCCAGGCCTCGGCGTCCGCCACACCGGGCTCCGCAGCCCCGCAGGTCCCACTGGCCGCACAGGCCTCGGCGCAGACGGCCCCGGCGGTCGCCGTGCAACTCCCGGCCCAGGCCATCGCCACCGCCGCGGGGACCCAGGTGCAGGCCCCGGTCTCGACCCCGGTGCAGGGCACGCCGCAGGTCCCGGTGAGCGCCGTGGACGCGGCGCTGGCGACCGCGACGGTCACCTCCGCGCCCGCCGGTCCCGCCACCGCGCCGTCGGTCCCGGTGCAGACCGCCGTGACCGGGTTGCCGCAGCACGTCGCGCAGACCCCCGTCGACGCCGCGGCGCCGGCGCTCGCCGGCGCGGCCCAGCCGGTCGCGACCCAGGCCCAGGCCGCCGCAGCGGCCTCCCCGTCCCCGACCGCCCCGCAGACCCCGGCCCAGCCCGTCGCGGCGCAGCCGGCCGACGCCTCCGCGCCGGTCGTCGCCGTGCCCGCGGGGCAGGGTGGCCAGGGCGCCGGGGACACCGCGGGCCAGGACGGGCAGCCGTCGGGCCGGTCCGGGCAGAACCCCGCTCCGGCCCAGCCGATCGTCGTGACGCCGCCGCGGGCCGCGGCGGGGGAGGGCCCGGCTCAGCCGTCGCCGACCGTCCTGGCCGCCAGCCCGACCGTCGCCCCGCCGATCGCGCCGCCCGTGACGGCTGGCGCCGCCGCCCCGAAGCCCGCCGACGTCGACCCGGCGGCCGGTCTGGTCCCGGCGCTCGCCCCGACGGTCACCGGCACGGGGACCGTCACCGCGCCGAGCGTCGCCCCGGCCTCCACGCCGCCGGCCCCGCTGCCGCTGACCAACCCCGTCGCGTTCGCGCAGGGCGTGGCCGGCCGGCTCGAGGACCTGCCCACCACCGACGCGGTGCACCGCATGAGCGTCGAGGTGAACCCCCAGGGCCTGGGCCCGGTGCGGATCACCGCCGAGGTCACCGCGGGTGCGCTGCACGTGTCCCTCGCGGGGGCCTCCGAGGCGGCCCGGCACGCGCTGCAGGCCGCCGTCGGCGACCTGCAGAGGGAGCTGTCCACGACGAGCTTCACCCAGACCACCGTCGACGTGCGCGCCGACTCCGGGTCCGCCCAGCAGCAGCGCTCGGCCGACGCCCAGTCCGGCGAGGGCCGGCAGGGGTCGTCGCAGCAGGGCTCCTCCGCGCAGCAGAACGCCGGGCACAGCGCCCGGTCGGCGTTCTCGGCGGCCGCCGCCGAACGCCGTCAGGCCCGGGAGGCCGCCGCCGCGGCCGACGGCCGCCTCGACCTGAGCGTCTGA
- a CDS encoding NlpC/P60 family protein, with the protein MTVVDEIQGRIADIQARIASFSGQAVGQVATTAVSTASRASSVTSGFADALSSAGSSASGVVTRGLRTLSDSTTGQKLLSVAQQYAGTPYKWGGTTPAGFDCSGLVQYAAKQLGITLPRTAAQQATVGTEVPSLDQARPGDLVVLENGHHIGIYVGNGQMLHAPKTGDVVKVSKVWETPMTIRRLGTTAATAAAGTAVAATLLSGLTGATSSDASSYVRPASLSSTSKSAPYETAFAAAERKYGLPTGLLKAVAKQESGFDPTARSGAGAVGLMQFMPATARSLGIDASDPFASIDAAGKYLAQNLETFGSVPLALAAYNAGAGNVKKYGGVPPFSETQNYVKKITADLGSAA; encoded by the coding sequence GTGACGGTCGTCGACGAGATCCAGGGTCGCATCGCCGACATCCAGGCCCGCATCGCCTCCTTCTCGGGGCAGGCCGTCGGGCAGGTCGCCACCACGGCCGTCTCCACCGCCTCGCGCGCCTCCTCCGTCACGTCCGGCTTCGCCGACGCCCTGTCCAGCGCCGGTTCCAGCGCCTCCGGCGTCGTCACCCGTGGCCTGCGCACCCTCAGCGACTCCACCACCGGCCAGAAGCTGCTCTCGGTGGCCCAGCAGTACGCGGGCACCCCGTACAAGTGGGGCGGCACCACCCCCGCCGGCTTCGACTGCTCCGGCCTCGTGCAGTACGCCGCCAAGCAGCTCGGCATCACCCTGCCCCGCACCGCGGCCCAGCAGGCCACCGTCGGCACCGAGGTCCCCAGCCTCGACCAGGCCAGGCCCGGCGACCTCGTCGTCCTGGAGAACGGCCACCACATCGGGATCTACGTCGGCAACGGGCAGATGCTGCACGCGCCGAAGACGGGGGACGTCGTGAAGGTGTCCAAGGTCTGGGAGACCCCCATGACGATCCGCCGCCTCGGCACGACGGCCGCCACCGCCGCCGCGGGCACCGCCGTCGCGGCCACCCTGCTGTCGGGCCTCACCGGCGCCACCTCGAGCGACGCGTCCTCGTACGTGCGGCCCGCGTCGCTGTCCTCCACCTCCAAGTCCGCGCCCTACGAGACGGCCTTCGCTGCGGCGGAACGCAAGTACGGCCTGCCGACCGGCCTGCTCAAGGCCGTCGCCAAGCAGGAGTCGGGCTTCGACCCGACCGCGAGGTCCGGCGCCGGGGCCGTCGGGCTCATGCAGTTCATGCCCGCCACGGCCCGCAGCCTGGGCATCGACGCGAGCGACCCGTTCGCCTCCATCGACGCCGCCGGCAAGTACCTGGCCCAGAACCTCGAGACCTTCGGGTCCGTCCCGCTGGCGCTGGCCGCCTACAACGCCGGCGCGGGCAACGTGAAGAAGTACGGCGGCGTCCCGCCGTTCAGCGAGACCCAGAACTACGTCAAGAAGATCACCGCCGACCTCGGGAGTGCCGCGTGA